A single region of the Leptodactylus fuscus isolate aLepFus1 chromosome 5, aLepFus1.hap2, whole genome shotgun sequence genome encodes:
- the UQCRQ gene encoding cytochrome b-c1 complex subunit 8, which yields MGGLHFGDLAKVRHIITFTLSPFEQRAFANVISKGLPNVWRRISSNVLTVAPPFVLAYLVYNWGNKEHERLKRKDPSLYENDQ from the exons ATGGGCGGACTACACTTTGGAGACCTTGCCAAGGTTCGGCATATCATCACCTTCACCTTATCTCCATTTGAACAAAGAGCTTTTGCCAATGTCATCTCCAAAGGCCTGCCCAACGTGTGGAGGAGGATTTCATCCAATGTCCTCACCGTAGCTCCTC CCTTTGTCTTGGCGTATTTGGTCTACAACTGGGGAAACAAGGAACACGAGAGACTGAAGAGGAAGGACCCATCCCTGTATGAAAATGACCAGTAA
- the LEAP2 gene encoding liver-expressed antimicrobial peptide 2: MSLRIGKWLAICALCILLILQLDAAPLENDSPKAAMRVKRMTPFWRIMSMRPVGASCRDDTECLTRLCRNQRCCLKTYAD; encoded by the exons ATGAGTCTACGGATTGGGAAGTGGCTAGCTATCTGTGCGCTCTGTATCTTACTGATACTCCAG CTAGACGCAGCTCCCCTAGAAAATGACTCCCCCAAAGCAGCAATGAGGGTAAAGAGAATGACCCCGTTCTGGAGGATCATGTCCATGCGTCCGGTTGGTGCGTCTTGCAGAGATGATACTGAATGCCTTACAAGACTCTGCAG GAACCAAAGATGCTGCTTAAAGACTTATGCAGATTGA